The Streptomyces sp. NBC_00335 DNA window CCCACGGGGAGTCGACGGCCGGGTCGACCGCGAGGTCAGCGCCGCACCGCAGGGCGAGCGAGCGGCGGCCGGCGGAGTAGTCGCTGGCCACGACGGTGGCGACGCCACGGGCCTTGAGCACGGAGATGACCGCGAGGCCCACTGGGCCGCACCCGAGGACGATCGCGACGTCCTTCCGGGACACGCCTGCGCGGTTCACCGCGTGCCAGGCCACCGCCATGGGCTCGGTGAGCGCGGCGAGGTCCGCGGGGAGACCGTTCGGAACCGGCAAGGTCAGTGCCTCTTGGACGACGACGTACTCGGCGTACCCTCCCGGGGCGTGCGCGGACAGCCCGACACCGTCGACCTGCCGGCCGCGGCGCACCAGCGGGATGCTGACGACCGGTGTACCGGGCTTGATCCTCGCCGCGTTCCACGGGCCGTGCTCGACGACCCTGCCGAAGATCTCGTGGCCCAGCACCACGTTCTCGTCGGAGCGCAGGTAGCGGGGGTAGCCGCACAGCTCCAGGGACTGCGCCAACTCGTCGGCGTGCAGGCGGCAGTGCAGGTCGGAGCCGCAGATCCCGCAGCGCTCCACCTTGATCAGCAGCTGTCCCGCCGCGGGACGCGGGGTGGGCAGGTCGACGACTTTCAGCTGCCCCCGGGACAGGCTCACGGCCTTCACGAGGCGTCCCCGGTCGTGACCGGCTGCTCGGCCGCGGCGGGTTCGCGCACGGCCAGGTGGTAGGCCTCCGGCTTCCAGCGGGCCGCGTGCCGGCGGAAGGTGAAGGTCCAGTCCGGGTAGATGGTGGCGTTGCGGCCGTTGGCGTCCCGGTAGAAGGTGCGGCATCCGCCGA harbors:
- a CDS encoding zinc-binding dehydrogenase — its product is MKAVSLSRGQLKVVDLPTPRPAAGQLLIKVERCGICGSDLHCRLHADELAQSLELCGYPRYLRSDENVVLGHEIFGRVVEHGPWNAARIKPGTPVVSIPLVRRGRQVDGVGLSAHAPGGYAEYVVVQEALTLPVPNGLPADLAALTEPMAVAWHAVNRAGVSRKDVAIVLGCGPVGLAVISVLKARGVATVVASDYSAGRRSLALRCGADLAVDPAVDSPWAQAGTGRRFMTSMPDQYNAGIDAIESLTRLPVPWWTAWRALDKAGATRPDRPVVFECVGTPGMIDGILAAAPLHTRIVVVGVCMGPDTLRPSLAVNKELDLRFAVGYTPLEFRDTLHALANGTLDAAHLVTGHVGLAGVPAAFTTLSNPEAHAKILIDPALATERIRATSTPGGPM